A genomic window from Eleginops maclovinus isolate JMC-PN-2008 ecotype Puerto Natales chromosome 9, JC_Emac_rtc_rv5, whole genome shotgun sequence includes:
- the klhl26 gene encoding kelch-like protein 26 — MAESDGGDCASKHPQNSMANKKSTLRCTFSAPSHSASLLQGLSVLRSRGHLLDVVLAINEERFQVHKAVLASCSDYFRAMFTGGMREAKQDTIELKGLSARGLKHIIDFAYSSEVTLDLDCIQDVLGAAVFLQMVPVVELCEEFLKSAMSVETCLHIGQMATTFSLSSLKESVDAFTFRHFLQIAEEEDFLHIPMERLVFFLQSNKLKNCSEIDLFHAAIRWLQYDESRRARASSVLCHVRFPLMRSSELVDNVQTVDIMVEDVLCRQYLLEAFNYQILPFRQSEMQSSRTRIRSEVLSVITFGGTPYTDNDRTVSNKVYHLPDMASRQFKELTEMDTGCSHACVSVLDNFVYVVGGQHLQYRSGEGAVDSCFRYDPHLNQWLRIQPLQEARIQFQLNVLHGQLYATGGRNRSGSLSSVECYSPKKNEWTNVEPLKRRIWGHAGTTCGEKLYVSGGYGVSLDDKKTLHCYNPASDQWDFRAPMNEPRVLHAMISTRDRVYALGGRMDHVDRCFDVLAVEYYIPESDQWTTVSPMRAGQSEAGCCLLDRKIYIIGGYNWHLNNVTSIVQVYNTETDEWERDLHFPESFAGIACTPIIIPQNTTQC, encoded by the exons ATGGCGGAGTCGGATGGCGGGGACTGTGCTTCGAAACACCCACAGAACAG tATGGCTAACAAGAAAAGCACCCTGCGCTGTACATTCTCTGCACCGAGCCACAGTGCCAGCCTGCTCCAGGGCTTGTCCGTCTTGCGCTCTCGGGGCCACCTACTTGACGTTGTGCTGGCCATCAATGAGGAACGCTTCCAGGTCCACAAAGCTGTGCTGGCCTCCTGTAGTGATTACTTCAG AGCAATGTTTACTGGAGGCATGAGGGAGGCAAAACAAGATACCATTGAGCTGAAGGGCCTGTCCGCCCGCGGGCTGAAACATATAATTGACTTTGCCTACAGTTCAGAAGTCACTTTAGACTTGGACTGTATACAGGATGTCCTCGGTGCAGCTGTTTTCCTCCAGATGGTCCCAGTCGTGGAGCTCTGCGAGGAGTTCCTCAAATCAGCGATGAGCGTTGAGACCTGCCTACACATCGGCCAGATGGCCACCACCTTCAGCCTGTCTTCCCTCAAAGAGTCGGTGGATGCCTTCACCTTCCGCCACTTCCTTCAGATCGCAGAGGAGGAAGACTTCCTGCACATTCCCATGGAGCGCCTAGTCTTCTTCCTGCAGAGCAACAAACTGAAGAACTGTAGCGAAATCGACCTCTTCCACGCCGCCATCAGGTGGCTCCAGTATGACGAGTCTCGCCGGGCTCGAGCCAGCAGCGTTCTCTGCCATGTGCGCTTCCCCCTCATGCGCTCATCAGAGCTGGTGGACAACGTTCAGACCGTGGACATCATGGTAGAGGACGTGCTATGCCGGCAGTATCTTCTCGAAGCGTTCAACTACCAGATTCTTCCCTTCCGACAGAGTGAGATGCAGTCTTCGCGGACACGCATACGTTCTGAAGTCTTGTCAGTCATCACCTTTGGAGGGACGCCGTACACTGATAACGACCGTACAGTGAGCAACAAGGTGTACCATCTCCCTGACATGGCTTCTCGTCAATTCAAAGAGCTGACAGAGATGGACACGGGGTGTAGCCACGCGTGTGTTTCCGTACTTGATAACTTTGTGTACGTTGTTGGTGGACAGCACTTACAGTACCGTAGCGGTGAGGGAGCGGTAGACAGCTGTTTCCGCTACGACCCGCACCTCAACCAGTGGCTGCGCATCCAACCTTTGCAAGAGGCTCGTATCCAGTTTCAGCTCAATGTGTTGCATGGACAGCTGTATGCCACCGGAGGGCGCAATCGATCTGGCAGTCTGTCATCTGTAGAGTGTTACTCCCCAAAGAAAAACGAGTGGACTAATGTGGAACCATTAAAGCGAAGGATTTGGGGTCATGCAGGTACTACCTGCGGGGAGAAGCTCTACGTCTCGGGGGGTTATGGCGTGTCGTTGGACGATAAGAAAACTCTTCACTGCTACAACCCAGCCTCAGACCAGTGGGACTTTAGAGCTCCCATGAACGAACCAAGAGTATTGCATGCCATGATCAGCACCAGGGATCGGGTTTATGCTCTGGGCGGTCGCATGGATCACGTGGATCGTTGCTTTGACGTGCTTGCGGTGGAGTATTACATTCCAGAGAGCGACCAGTGGACCACCGTCAGCCCCATGAGAGCGGGACAGTCCGAGGCCGGCTGCTGTTTACTGGACAGGAAGATCTACATCATCGGGGGCTACAACTGGCACCTGAACAATGTCACAAGCATCGTGCAGGTGtacaacacagagacagacgagTGGGAGAGGGATTTACACTTCCCAGAATCCTTTGCTGGCATTGCTTGCACACCAATTATTATTCCACAAAACACCACACAATGCTAA